Proteins co-encoded in one Thermogemmata fonticola genomic window:
- a CDS encoding AAA family ATPase, with amino-acid sequence MRFCKLVLANWKNFTKVEAAIPKRLFLVGPNASGKSNFLDAFRFLRDLATSGGGGFQHAVARRGGVRAIRCLAARRRPSIEIHSEMEDENGQRWAYELVFDEDQQRRPHVVRERVERDGQVLLQRPNAEDRADPERLTQTYLEQVNVNREFREIAAFFASIRYWHIVPQLVREPDRSVGRSYDPFGGDFLEQVAKTPEKTRQARLKRIREALSIAVPQLEEIELWRDGRGTPHLRGKYQHWRPHGAWQTEEQFSDGTLRLLGLLWAVLEKGGPLLLEEPELSLHPEVVRHLPQMFARVQRRSGRQIFVSTHSPELLRDEGIGLDEVLLLRASPEGTQVMPAASLRQVRELLDGGLSLADIVLPQTRPEHPEQLALFGED; translated from the coding sequence GTGAGGTTTTGCAAACTGGTGCTGGCGAACTGGAAAAACTTCACGAAGGTGGAGGCGGCCATCCCGAAGCGGCTGTTCCTGGTGGGACCGAACGCCTCCGGCAAGTCCAATTTCCTCGATGCCTTTCGCTTTCTGCGAGATTTGGCCACGAGTGGCGGAGGCGGATTTCAGCATGCCGTGGCGCGCCGGGGTGGTGTGCGGGCCATTCGCTGCTTGGCTGCTCGCCGCCGTCCTTCCATCGAAATCCACAGCGAGATGGAAGATGAGAACGGCCAGCGGTGGGCGTATGAATTAGTATTTGACGAGGATCAACAGCGGCGGCCTCACGTGGTCAGAGAACGCGTCGAGCGCGATGGGCAAGTGCTCCTCCAACGTCCCAATGCAGAAGACCGAGCGGACCCGGAACGATTGACGCAGACCTATCTCGAACAGGTCAACGTCAATCGAGAGTTCCGTGAGATCGCCGCCTTTTTTGCTTCGATCCGATACTGGCACATCGTGCCCCAACTGGTCCGGGAGCCAGATCGTTCCGTAGGTCGCAGCTACGATCCATTTGGAGGAGACTTCCTGGAGCAAGTGGCCAAGACCCCGGAGAAGACGCGTCAGGCCCGACTCAAACGGATCCGGGAAGCCCTGAGCATCGCCGTGCCCCAGCTCGAAGAAATTGAACTGTGGCGGGACGGCCGCGGCACACCCCATCTGCGGGGCAAGTATCAGCACTGGCGGCCCCACGGAGCTTGGCAGACCGAGGAGCAATTCTCGGATGGCACCCTGCGCTTGCTCGGCTTGCTCTGGGCCGTTCTGGAGAAGGGAGGACCGCTCCTACTGGAGGAACCAGAGCTGTCGCTCCATCCGGAGGTCGTCCGCCACCTGCCGCAGATGTTCGCGCGAGTCCAACGCCGGAGCGGCCGTCAAATTTTCGTGAGCACTCATTCGCCCGAACTGTTGCGTGACGAGGGCATCGGCCTCGATGAAGTCTTGCTCCTGCGAGCCAGTCCCGAGGGGACGCAGGTCATGCCCGCGGCTTCGCTCCGGCAGGTCCGGGAATTATTGGACGGCGGCCTGTCACTTGCCGACATCGTCCTGCCCCAAACCCGGCCCGAACACCCAGAGCAGCTTGCACTTTTTGGCGAGGACTGA